GCATATTCTAGCTTATTTTTATAGGCATATTTATTATCATACTTTGCTTGGGTTCCGTCACCGTCTAGACGTGAGCTTTTTAGAAACAAGTAGCAACGTTGGAACCGGCAAACATAAGCGTTCACTTTTGTGATTTATTTCCTTATACAAGAATGTCCTTACGCCGCTCTCTGACAAAGATCGGCATCAATCACAGCTATTCAACACTTCTAATGACTTTGAAACTATCTTAGTGCAAGCATTTTAGTGCGCCTACCAACCAAATCGACGTCGAGCAGAAAAAGCTTGTGTTCGAAATTTAGAGGTGAAATTTTGTCTATGTTGCTCAATCTCCTGAGACTAACACTATCGTCCTGAGACCAACACTTCGCCACAGAAATCCCTAGTGATTTCTAGAAAGCAATTGGTGCGGTCATGTTATGAGCCTTCAAATCAGGAGTAAAACCGATTATTTTATGCAAACAACTGTTTTTAAGTGAACAAGCAGAgttagaaggaaaattttgagtttggaaaaaatccaccACAACTAATGAGCCCTGCTCTAcccattttttcagaaatgtaAATTTGGAACAATTCCCTAGTCTGAGGATGGGCTCACGATTTCGATGTATCGCAGTGCATCTGAATTCTCATACAGAGTACCCAGTGAGGTCCATACAGCTCTGTGATTATTAATACACAACCTATCACCGGAAAACATTGAACGTTTGGACTTCTTACAAATTTAAGAAAGTTGAGTGAGCTCCCAAAGAATTTTTATTGTCAGCAgtcgaatattttttgaataaagttTGATCTCCTTGGACCATAGTAAAGCTGAAAAGATAGAGGTGAAGTCGAAGTACTTTGATTGCAGCAGGTGTTTTGAAGAATATATCTCATTGAACTATGGTAGTTTAAACGGCTACGGTAAAGGTTTCTCACACGAATGGCTATTTGGAGCCTAATTAGCTGATTGTTCAGGCAGATGAGTGAGAGTCCACAGCGCTgatttccataaaataaaaaataactcgGTGATGTTGACAACGACTAGCTATTTTGATTGCTGCTGCTTTAACGAAACGAAATTTTCAGGATGGCTTGCGTTTTGCCGAATGCCTTCCTGATAAATTGAAGACatgcatttcatttcatttcatttttaaaagcGGGCTCAAAATTGAGCTTTGTTGTGGAAGAGTTCATGACGAAAAATCTGACACATACCTGCGGTACGACGCCAGGCATAAGCAACTGCGTTTCGTCGGCGACGACCAGAGCGAGCAGGGCCGACCAAAGGCCCAGCATTCCTCCGGCTTTCATTCGGAATGAGTGTGAGCTCGAGCTTGCTCTGGAATCGATACGTGAATGTGCGTGTATGAGCTGTGGCTGTGACCACGCCCAGTTTAGCTTCTACATGATAGAATTCACGCAGTACAGCTCCACCCACTTTTGACATATTTTTCGGTAAAATGAGAAGTGTTTCTCCATGGAGTGATCACAATGCAACGAAATGCGGTTTATCAGTACTCCATCAGAAGTTATGCAAAGCAAAGAAGGAGCGGAAGAGGGATGTTGTTCAAAATTCTGTGCTCATCTCTATCTTGCATTTAcaagaaatcatttttcttgtattatACTGTtgtatttcttattcttattattattttactccTAGTACTCCTACAAACGGGAAATCCGTGCAGCTTGAGTGCTTGGGCCTTCTTCCTTATTAATCAAATATTCTATGTGCTTATGCTAATTGCAAATATTCACATTAACAAGAACTTTGAGCGATTACTGTAAGAAAATCTAGAAGagtatttcaaatatttcatctaAAGTGGCAAGCAGTAGCCCCTAGATATATGAACAGAAGTTGGGTGTCCTATTCATTGTAGATATAGTTCAGATGTAATTTCGCCTCCTACTTCATAAACTTTTGACCATGTACAGCAAACTGATCTATAGTAGGCCATTAAAAAACGTCATATAGAGGTTGGAAAGCTTTTGAATGAGAAATATGAATTTTGCATAGATTTCTGAAGAACCATCTTTTTCTGAGGGTATTTTATGCACTATCGtctgaaatttctcaattaCAGAACCGTAGTCAATTGCTAGCTGAAAATGAGAGCGAGGAACATTTGAGAAAGCGGGAACTCAGCTGGGAAATGGCCAGAAGAAGGGGTTCTTAGACTTTAACACATATCTGCCGCGTTTGCACACAAAGAGAAggcatatttattatttgagaACAGGATACGAAGTTATCATAGACAATCCAATGGTCTCTTGAGGCCAATCCAGTATAAATCCCTATGTTTATAAAATTTCCAGGGAAGCATGTGGTAGAGAAGTAGATGTGATTGCGTTCGAACCCTTTAATGTCATTTCAGCTTACTGAACTTCTACTGAATTCACTTACTTCGTTCATTTCTACTGAAGTACTAATCCTATTAAGCTACCTTGAAACATTCTTAGTTACCACTGTTTTTGCGCTCATTTATGACAGGTATGTGATACACGAAACAAGTTTGAGTAagacaaaagtgaaaaagtgaagaaaagagCATCTGAGAAAACAGCATAAGAGTAAAGCACTGTTGGAAAACAGATTAATCAAGAGTTAATGTCAGTGTCAATTAAATTAGTGACTGAATAACATTTAGGAAATTGCTCAGGTTCCGCTACTTACTATTTATCAGCTCTATGCAGAGAGAGTTGTTAATTTTggtttgtttagttttttggTTCACGAATTTAGTATGTTGAGGTTTTTTGTAGGGAAATCCCATTAACCCACTCCTTGAAAGTGGGAGCAATATGTGGAGCACGACACTATTCTTACATTGGAGAAGAGCGATGGATATTTTTGAGGCAGTGATTTCATGAGAATGCAAGCGTAGCACTTTTATGTTTAGTGGAAATACagataaagaagaaatatgcCCTTTACTGCCCGAGTATTCcaccaattttcaattttgacgGAGACGTGAATACGCGCGACGTCGAATCCCTGTGAACGAGTTCCTGAACTCATAATACGATAATATCTCTTCAGAAGGAGGTATCGATCtttaaacatttaaaaagcaaatagaaaggaaagaaggggAAGAccaaagaaataacaaaagaaaaagaagaaggcaGAGAAATGAAAGCGGTTCGAAATCCTGTTCGAAGGTTTTCTCCTAGTGTCAAAGGCTGCCAGCTTTGAAGAAGGACAGAGTACACAGCGTTGTTCAATCTATTTGAGATGCTCTAATGCGTTCtatttcaatttagaatcgctTAAAATTTATGAACGTGTGTGCAGGTTGACAATGAATTGCGAGGGCTAGGCGATGTGGCAATtcagttttttgtttacctCCCAAAGAAATCTCGCATCATCTTTTATCAAATCGGTCTCGATCCAACGACTGTGCAGAATCAGCTGAATCACTTTTCCACTGTATCCCTGCTATACCTGCTAACAACTTAAAAGTTCATGTTTATTAAAGTTAAAGagttaaaagttaaaagttaaAGAATTTCGATTGAAGTCAGGGACGTCTACATATAGGCAGAGCTCCTCTAATGGATCTCATCATATTCCGAAAACTTTTAACTCACAACATTTTTAGGGTCTGTCGGGGCCTATGTGCACGTGGTTTTGCTGTAATTTTAATAATCGAACCTATTAGGTGCCCATTAAGCTTTCTGGTTACTTTCGTAGTCTAATATTATGCTtggaaaggataaagtcctttttctcttaagtTCTTGCGTTTGATGGGTTTCCTAAAGAGCTTgttgcttgattttttttttgataaggtTCAGTGAATAAATATAAGGGTAACTCACTGAGTCGGAAATTTGCTCAGAAATCGAAACGTTTTCCCAAGCCGAAAAATAGCAGTGAGATAGAGATAGGAAATAGATGTCCTCACTAAGTAATCCTTACTGCATCTTGCTTGGTGCTTGTTTCATGAGATCTTTTTTGCTGAGGTAATTAATTAGATTAAATGGAATAATTCTTTCTTTACCGCTCTTCAGCTATTCTTCGCAAGACTGGCGAAGATTTGCGAACGATTCTAGAAGAAATAATGGACAACTTTGTCGAGAACACCGAAATCATCTTTGTGAAACAAGTCTAACTACGTTCTTACGTCTCCTTGCATCACGGTAAGAGTTGTTGTTTCTAACGACGGCAAGGATTTCAAGAGATGACCATGGATAGCAATGgtaaaacgaaaaatgttgaaatgtaAAGCAGCGAAGATTTGTTTTCGTAGGCGACCAACTGCGATCTGAGTTGTATGGATCCACCTTTTTCCTAATCGCACTTCTTAAGCAGAATCGTGTCGTTTAATTCCTTAAAAGCACAGGGCATATCGGCGATTGGCaaaaagaaggatgaaaaaattGCACGCAATGTGGTGAAAACAGGTTTTATGTGTGCATTCGCGTTGCGTTTTTGTTATATGTATGTGcacatttttaatatttgtgCAGTACGTGTGTATATTGTATGGTAGTGTGGCATTGTGTATGTACGTAGTGTTATATGTTGCAAATATGTGcacattttcttatttatcctCTAGAGCGACTCAGTCACTTAGAGAAAAGTAGCTAAAAGATCCGATTTTATACTAGtttattcaaaatcaaatcaatcaattattcAAAATGGTCTGATTACTGGGAAAAGAGCACGGCATCGCAAACGAAATGACGGGGAGAGATTGGAAACGCTCCAATTTATATTCTAACGAATTAATGACACTTAGAATTACATTACGGAAATACTGCTGGCGCCTCACGTACGGCACCGGCTCACTTATGGATTGAGGGTTTCGCGGTAttctttttagcttttttttcgaagctgaGCGTGACAAGTGTGGACATGAGCAGCGCTGGGTATGGGATGAATGCGTGTAGGATTTTGGGTGTTCTTTTACGCGATGATAGCCAGGCTACAGACGAGGAACTCGTTAGCTTCGAGCATTAAGGACTTCCTTCGTGTTGTTCGTTCGTGAACAGTTTATTGCATTGCCCCACTTTGAAGCAGAATGTTCTCTTCCTTTGCTGGAGATGCTGGTGAGAATAAGGGTAAAATCGACCAGAAAATACTGGTAAATAGCTGAAAGTTTGATAGTTAACAGTTCCGAGGGTAATTTTCCACGACAGTCTCGTTTGGATTGAGTGCCATCTGatagaagaaattggaaaacgaGCCATTTAGCTGTCGTCTAAAAAAACCTATCTGAAGAAAACCTTTTAATGTGGTGGAGGAATAAGGCTCTAACAAAAATCTTATCAAGAACTCCtccctcaaaaaaattaaagaaaatctaATACTATCTAGGAAACTTGGAGATTTAATGCATATATTGTTTTACTGAAATCCAAAAAACGGACACAGCAGGTGAAGTCTCAGAAGGTTCGAAATGTTACTAAAGACAAACCAAAATCCACCATCATCCACGAGCCAAACATTTGGTGTACGGTATCGAGACTAGGCAAGAGGGGCAATTCTCCCCTCAGATTTACGACAAACAGCAAAAGTGATGCAATTTCGCACCGAAAGCAGACTACTGCGCAACCTCGGAAAGTGCATGGACGGCTCGTTTAAAGGTATCTTCGCTCGTTTGAAGAAATCTTCGTTAAATATGCACACTTAGGAAAAACACTTGCTAGCCATTCTGACAGCCGAGCAGTTAGCTAGTGCTAGGAATGTAATAGAAAATCTTTGAGaggaaagaatttttcaaatttgtacgGTTTCCGTTCTTATGAGCGCCCCAGCACCTGAAGAAATGTATCGTTCGGGAACTGTTATCGTCTTTTTTCTCCCCAGAGGGCAATATTTGCTATATATTAAACTTGAAAAGAGATGAATCTTTTTTCGGAATTCGCACTGTATTCCATCGTGAAGAAAGAGCACCTAATAGAATTGGGAGAGTGCGGTACCAGAAGTAATTCTTCTTTGTTGAATCTATTACAGTGTATTTCTCATAAATTTCATTCGCACTCGACGCAATAATGACGCATTCCAGAAAACCTACGTAATAACATAAAAAGACAAAACGAATAAGAAACCGAAATAGAATTTCGTAAGTAATACATATTTTATCCGAGTGGAACAGTTTTGAAGCGTGCTATTTTTTGACCGTCACCAGACATGGAAAAGCGCAATTCCATCCTTCAGTGCCCACTCCATCTTCTGTCCTACTCTAATCGAATGCGCGAGCGGTCGTCCGAGCAAACATAAGTACTGTCACCTATATATTAACAATTCTGTATAAGACCAATTCGTCTTCAGATCATAGAACTTTGACAAAATCTTCCTTTAATCATCAAATTCTTCGCTCGCATTTATTTGGAAAGTTGGATCAGAACTCGAATTTTGACTTATTCAACTGTTTTCAGTAacattcttttaaaataagatTAAACGTGTGATTGcaacagttttctttcaaagcttCCTTGAGAAATTGTTCTTTGTGTTTTCCTTCGGAGCTCACCGACGGAgtgaattattcatttttgtccCGATTGCGTAACTTCCTAGCGACAACAactaaaggtagcataccacaaatctgacgtgatgaatCCGAGGGAAAAGGTAGAgttggggttgtagattgtagGGTCTGAGGtggttcctctcatctctccctaatcgtcgtaataaGCGGCGTGGATGACGACGTTTTTTCTAGCGACGATTGCACTTTAACGTGCCACCCTTGGGCACGTGCCGCGTCCACATGCGACTGGTCGAAGATCCTAATGTCTTTTCTTCCGGTTatttaagtaaaaccaatgaataagctgctgagcaGACCGAAACGTTTACACAGAAGAGCGTTCTAACATACGTCGTAGGAATAAAAGTGGCTTCCACAACGTTCTTTCAAGATGATCAAGGAGACATAAGCGGAACCATCGGAACGGAACCAGCGGAGCCAATCCTACAAtatacaaccccatctctagcttttctcgcgAATTCTTTCATCTTGTTAGGTTCGTGAGATGCTGTCTTTgtcgaaaaaattaaaattgccAAGATTGAAGtctaaaaacaagaaagaaataaattgttagctaaagagaaaaaaataatggcaTGTCATAATGGGATGTCTAGAAAGAAAGTGCACATTTGAACACTATAATTCTTTTTGATACCTTTGAGACGTATGTTACTTTAGAAGACGAttaattttttgtgttctgGAATTTCAGATTCACATAATTCTCATTCAAAACGTTTTCTTATAATCGATGGAAAAGCGTTAGAATGACGAGAACAAAGCCTTTAAGACCAGCCGAGATATTTTGAGACACATTCAGGAACTAGCTGGAAGCGGTCCATACACGCCTGATATGTAAGCAGCATGAGCACGGATAGAGCACCTGTGCCATTTACAGTACTCCTCCGCCGCTGGTGCGCCGCACATTGACTATGTTCTCTCGACAAAGACTGAGATTCAGAAGAGTGACCAAGTGTTGGGGTCAACAGTCGATTCAGCTCTCTATTTCAAGCACCAGAAGCTGACGATCCGCAACCCGACTGGAGTGCCGTTCATTTTTTAGCAATGAATCCCACAATTCAACGATTATGTTACAGTAACCGTACGTGTGTTCGTTTGGGTAGCCATCGGTATCATTCTTAAAACATTTGTGCCAAAGTTTGTGTGAAAAAACACATCCATGCATCCAGTTTTTAGTTAGTATCCCGTTTTGCTGACCGAGGAGTGCAGCAATATCTTGTCTGTACGCCATGTGAATTTGATTCTTGAGGTTGTTATCAGGAAACTGTGTTAAGCGGGATCTTTTCGAGATAGATCATCTGGACATTCCTGAAAATTccttcgtttatttattaggcTTTTTCCAAGCACTTATGGTTAATGAAAGCTATCTGTTGCATGTGAAAGCAGTAATTTTTATCTCTACACTAATATCGCAGCACTCAATGCTAAtagttccatttcttcattAAAATCACAGTGCAGTAGTTTTTGCGGAACCACAATGCAGTAGTTTTTGCGCAAGAACGGGGAACAATAGGATCTTCGACGAGCCCAGATGGGCTTCAGCCGTTTTTTCTAAGATTCAGAGGACGTTCAGAGTACGCACGCAAAACAGATTAATTTATTTCACCGCTGTGTAGgaacgtttaaaggcatcatttcacgaatctgaggtggtacggatttcaggtgtagtattcgtatacgggacgtCTAATTCAGTAAGTAAAGGCGAAATACggcttcatttgttttggcAAAAcagattaatttaattttttacataaaaaaaaaggaggaaccCCCGCTCCATAGTCCCCATCCCGTAGGAACGTTTAAATGAGGAAGGGGAATGACGTTATGCGAAAGCAATTCTTGATttcataattataatatatctCCAACTATGGTAGTTATAGGGTAATTATGTTTAATATGTGGAATGAGTACAGTGAGGGGGCGCTCTgtacaaaaattaaagaagaagagataAAAGATGAGAGAGATGATGAGAGTCGAAGTACCGCTATGCCTTTGCGTTAAAATGACAAGCGGGGATCAGCATGAATTCTCATCGATCGCTGCAAAATTCGGCATAGGACACTAATTCGCTTTAGGAtctcaaggaaaagaaattttcgcaGTTGAAAATTCTACTGGGAAACGGTCCTTGATGAACACTAGGTGTTCTGAGATAGTGGAGACTGTAAAGACCCCGTCAGGACTCTTTTTTAGTTATGGTTGAAATGACACATCTGTAATGAAATCTCATGAAAAATGTTTGTCCTTTACCATTCCAGACGTTAGGTTGAGAAAGTTTATAAGTTTAAGAAGGAAACAAGACATAGAtagacagaaaaataaaaagcataATTTCTGCAAGTTTATACATGAGTTCTACTtccgaattttttgaattttcgaaaattcaaaTCCTCGATTACTATTACCACGTTTTCGAAATTCCAAACGAatcttccagtttttctttcacattagAAGGCTTATCCAATTTTCCTGTCATATTTCGAGTTTCGTGGAACACTGCGATGAGATTACGATGAGATAAGGTCGATAGAACTCATTTCTTGCCAAGATTTgcggtgttttttcttttccgcgGTCTGCACAGTACGCAATATTATTCATGAATAGGTACAGATGGATCCCATTAAAACGAGATCGCCGGGATTCATTTTGTGTCCGGGGTGTCTCTATAGTCCAGACAGCACATACATATATCTCGCAATTTATGTAATTCAAAAATACAAGGAGTGGCACCGTGTGTTGGGAAGCCCTTGTTGCTCTCTCTTACACattctatttttgaaatccttggaaaaatttctacttTCATACCAATAGAGATGTCAGTGAAAAGTCGAACATGCAGTTCTGAAGTGTAAAAAGATTGCAAGGCAAATCCAAAAGCTTTATTTAAGTCTACATGATAAGTGGACATGAAAACTTGGCGTATTTTTGCGTATCTACATATGTTAGGAGCTACTCGTGTCACCCTTGAAGTAGGAGAAACTCCTAGACCTTGTGagaactcttcttcttctgcgCTGCCTTCTTGCGGTTCTTGAATGGGATGAGTCCTGAAAGTAGTTGTCTTACGAGTGCACTAAGAATAAAGCAGTGCACACTCACCGTAGGCGTATGGATACCCGTACTGAAAAATGTGTATTAGAAAGGTCAGAGGAATGTGAAACACTACTTTTGTTGGATTTTGAGCTTTCTTAATGAAGCGCCAAAACTCACCCCATAGAATAGAGGAGCTGCCGCTGCAACTGCAGGAAAATGCCCACCAGCTGAAAAATGGTAGCAATCAGTGATAGGATgcatttcttcttgttgtcAAAACATAGtccacgaaacaaaaaaaaggaagaagaaagaggagaaaagaaagacatCCAAGCCAAGGGTTGATTCTCTCCACTAGCAGTGTTTTTCGATaacatcattttaaaaatgataTGCTGGTAGGAATAACAAAAGAAAGGGGCATATGTTCGCTTTGAAGACACAATAGTTACTCAATGcatgaaatttattttgtgtGTATTACATTTTTTGTATTGATGTCTCTATTTTCAGATTAACCTTTGTGGTTCGGCATTTTCTGAACACTAGATATTATTGTGAACTAAGATGAAGCATCCACTCACGAAATTCATGCCCGTGTCCGTGACCATGTCCATGTTCGTGGTAAAATTCACTGCTCGCCTCGGACCTGATGTATGAATCTGTGTATCTTGCAAATGTTTACAAATGCTTTGCGATTGTGTGAGCGAAGCCAGCCGTTCATGTTTGGTCTGCTAATTTAACTTGCACTGTTGGCTATCCATTGCACATTCATCAAACTTAGGCGCAACGATAAGTCTGGTTGCTCGAACTGACTTAATGAAAGTTTAACAAGGTCCCATATTTTTCACATTGACTCACCACTGCGCAGAAGCGAATAGGAAGGCGAAAAGGATGTACAAGCGATTCATCACGAACTTGATGACTTCTGCCCAATGCGCTCATATATATACTTCCACCTCATTTTCGATTTATAAGGTGAGGTCCTTAAAAAGTCCTAAGTAGACCTGAAATTCTGGATTTAAAATATGACGCCTTCATTATAAGTCACTTTTCATTGTGTCGAAATAAGTTCTAGCCATAAAGTGCACAAAAATTAAGAGAACAACACATCGAAGAACAGAGAGCAGAAGTGGTGTTGTTCGAAAAAATCTCGctgaaaatgtttgtttgcATTTTCAAATGAAGGATCCGTCTATAGTTTTCTCTTTGGgatcagaaataaataatagagcAGACCGGAATGGAGAtagcattttttgaaatctctttTAGAGTTTAGCCTTGGCAATGGGGTTATTAAATGAAACTAACGGCAATGAAACTTGAAGGgatatggaaaagaaatcaaacagAGTTCGTCAGCGGAATTTGAGATTCTTCCGCTTTGTATCGGAGATCTTTGTTTACCGATGGAGGTCTCCGGAGATAAAATCAGTACCCGTTTGATAAGTAGTCTTCAAATAGTCTTAAGCCAAGTAACAGTAACTTATAGCAATATAACATCCCTAGGCTCTCCTaatatcttttcttctcagcGGAATGAATCTCATTGGCGGCCAGGTTCGAGTGATTTCAATCGGATACACGTTATGCGTTTGGTACATacgttctttctcttttcagcACGTACTTCATCTTTTGTTCGCTCTGCATCAATCGAAGTTGTTTTGTACCCGAGCAGGTGAACATATGAGACATCGGACGCTTATTTAACGTAATTGTGTGGTACTTCTAAACGATGGAAAGGATAAAGGGTATCTGGCTTTAATCAACCCGCTTTGGAtacgcccccacgttcactttaattcagaattgtttgaggtgtgtgactggcctatacaatgacttgcggtggctagccgatgtgtcaagtcagtgtttttatcctctcagacaagtctggtaccagtttatcgaacccggagggatgaagggcttggtgagcactaggacggattcgaacctccgatcgatcgtacaggaagcggaacctctaaccgttacACTACACCGCAACCGTTCACATGCAGAGGACGTGAACTCCGGTTCGTGAGTTCGTAGGCAGCTACAACCGCTGACAACAACAATAAGGACgctttctatgatgaactcaatgatGTCTAAGATACCCAGCAAACAAGTGGTCATTGTCAGAACTGACAagaatgcgaagatgggattTGAGTGAGAGTCcaatgtgctaggaaaatgggaCTGTCCAGAGGAACGCACGTCGGTAACTGAGTGGTCGCTCTATGTGAACAGACGGACATCATCATCTAAGAGCAATCATCGACGCAACACGTGTTATCAAAAGAGCAGCACAAGCAAAAGATGAGAACTCTCGAACTTCAGCTCAACTACGTCCTGACAAAGAACATATCTCAGTCAGATATTCGGAAATCTAGAGCTGCTTGGAACGTCGCTTCCGACTCCAACCAGCGTCCACTTCTTCTCATCTTCAGAATACGGTTCTACTATAGAAACCGAAGAATTCCTCTCCAACCGAAAATCAACATGGCAGGTCTAAAAGACGAAGGATATCCAACGAAATTCCCCCAACGTGTGTCTGCTCGTGTTAAAATACGGACCAGAAAGAATCTTTGGAAACCAGGTTTCTTCCAAAGTGGATCCAgaacgctgcaagggaaacgctccagGTACTATTGCCGCGAAAGAAGCTTGCCTTTgtatctgcggaaacaaaatccacatataaTTCTTTATGTGTCGCTCGCAGTACTGGCGActagagcagaaaaaagcgtc
The Necator americanus strain Aroian chromosome I, whole genome shotgun sequence genome window above contains:
- a CDS encoding hypothetical protein (NECATOR_CHRI.G1911.T1), whose amino-acid sequence is MNRLYILFAFLFASAQWSEASSEFYHEHGHGHGHGHEFPGGHFPAVAAAAPLFYGYGYPYAYGLIPFKNRKKAAQKKKSSHKV